In one Scytonema hofmannii PCC 7110 genomic region, the following are encoded:
- a CDS encoding tetratricopeptide repeat protein, which yields MANNFKEAGILLFASWNINLEEVPIEQLDHYIAVENFLTEKDEPLQDAPPIKQVRGYLEAFHHLCEVEDWERGSKVLFTRLDTPSKEELHCQLQTWGYDSELIGLYNKMLGKLSLNQEVVFSISLGRSYSALALYRQAIKYYQQGLAIAQKIGDRNREGIAIGNLGVVYRLLGDYHQAIDYQQQRLILSRANADRVGEASVMGNLGNI from the coding sequence ATGGCTAATAATTTTAAAGAAGCAGGAATTTTACTTTTTGCTAGTTGGAATATCAATTTAGAAGAAGTTCCAATTGAGCAACTTGACCATTACATAGCAGTAGAAAACTTCCTCACAGAAAAAGATGAGCCACTGCAAGATGCTCCCCCAATTAAACAAGTGCGTGGCTACCTAGAAGCGTTTCATCACCTCTGCGAGGTAGAAGATTGGGAAAGAGGCAGTAAAGTCCTTTTTACTCGTCTTGATACTCCAAGCAAGGAAGAATTACACTGTCAACTACAAACTTGGGGCTATGATAGCGAACTGATTGGTTTGTACAATAAAATGTTGGGCAAATTAAGTCTCAATCAGGAAGTCGTTTTTTCAATAAGTCTAGGTAGGTCTTACTCGGCTTTAGCACTGTATCGCCAAGCAATTAAGTATTATCAACAAGGTTTAGCCATTGCACAAAAAATAGGCGATCGCAATAGGGAAGGGATAGCAATAGGCAATCTGGGGGTTGTTTACAGGTTGCTGGGAGACTATCACCAAGCGATTGACTATCAGCAGCAGCGCTTAATTCTTTCAAGAGCCAATGCCGATCGTGTTGGCGAAGCAAGTGTAATGGGGAATCTGGGCAATATCTA
- a CDS encoding AAA family ATPase, whose protein sequence is MAVTLKASKQGLEIVDKARRKKGWNATAPAWYDAANTSVATLKRFRRRIPIDRDVFVAICKAVGINNWEVIVDDTPMLQADSRPDFFSYDDAWVGREQLVNELSTKLRGSCRLLLILGLTGIGKTALAEKLAVEMQDWFGENWKNRFKRANFDYQEKSTEFASVAKQWLEEWGERILPEEHKPELLLQRLVAYLRQHQVLVLIDSLERLLTENKEEGWGDFADEWWEKFFLSLLSVESCQSRLIITSQDRPVKLVNDRWRNFWHQVVLYGLTESEQAALFKTTGLDVSDDSLNQPLLIRIGRAYKGHPLVLRVIIGEIWSEPFNGDVQAYWNDERENTRQKIEDVEKALAEAEQGKTLGDKDEWELHKLTRQVREKVNKQRLQIAFQRLARDVKDAYILLCAASVYRAPEKEEFWLKHLVYWLKRLEKQDCAKNRQDRALEELGNRFLVEESLNHNKKRVLGQHNLIRSLAIEHRNLLLKSLKTDT, encoded by the coding sequence ATGGCGGTTACTCTCAAAGCATCGAAACAAGGTTTAGAAATTGTTGATAAAGCAAGACGAAAGAAAGGATGGAACGCAACAGCTCCTGCTTGGTATGATGCTGCCAATACTTCAGTTGCAACCCTAAAGCGGTTTAGGCGAAGGATACCAATTGATAGAGATGTATTTGTTGCTATTTGTAAAGCTGTCGGGATAAATAACTGGGAAGTCATTGTCGATGATACTCCAATGCTCCAAGCAGATTCTCGACCAGACTTTTTTTCCTATGATGATGCTTGGGTAGGTCGAGAGCAGCTAGTTAACGAACTAAGTACAAAGCTTCGTGGTTCGTGTCGTCTTTTGCTAATCCTGGGACTGACGGGCATTGGTAAAACTGCCTTGGCAGAAAAATTGGCAGTAGAAATGCAAGACTGGTTCGGGGAGAACTGGAAGAATAGGTTCAAGCGAGCTAATTTTGACTACCAGGAAAAAAGCACAGAATTTGCCAGTGTCGCTAAGCAATGGCTAGAGGAATGGGGAGAGCGAATTTTACCAGAGGAACATAAGCCAGAACTATTGTTGCAAAGGTTGGTGGCATACCTGCGGCAACATCAGGTGTTAGTGCTAATTGATTCTCTAGAAAGACTGCTGACAGAAAATAAGGAAGAAGGCTGGGGTGATTTTGCTGATGAGTGGTGGGAAAAGTTCTTTCTCAGCTTATTGTCAGTAGAATCGTGTCAAAGCCGATTAATCATCACGTCCCAGGATCGCCCAGTCAAGTTGGTAAACGACCGTTGGAGAAATTTCTGGCATCAAGTAGTTTTATATGGATTAACTGAATCCGAGCAGGCGGCATTGTTTAAGACAACGGGATTAGATGTCAGCGATGATTCACTAAATCAACCTCTGCTGATACGAATTGGTAGAGCCTATAAAGGTCATCCTCTAGTTTTGCGGGTAATTATCGGGGAAATTTGGAGTGAGCCTTTTAATGGGGATGTGCAGGCATATTGGAATGATGAACGTGAAAATACACGTCAAAAGATAGAAGATGTGGAAAAAGCTTTAGCAGAAGCAGAGCAAGGAAAAACTTTGGGAGATAAAGATGAATGGGAGCTACATAAACTTACCCGTCAAGTTCGAGAAAAAGTTAATAAACAACGTTTGCAAATAGCATTTCAAAGATTGGCAAGAGATGTCAAGGACGCTTATATCTTACTGTGCGCTGCTTCAGTTTATCGCGCTCCTGAAAAGGAAGAGTTTTGGCTGAAGCATTTAGTTTACTGGCTAAAACGTTTAGAAAAACAAGATTGTGCTAAAAACAGACAAGATAGAGCTTTAGAGGAACTGGGTAACCGTTTCTTGGTTGAAGAATCATTGAATCATAATAAGAAGCGTGTTCTTGGGCAGCACAATTTAATTCGTAGTTTGGCAATAGAACACCGTAATCTATTGCTAAAAAGTTTAAAAACTGATACTTAG